The Vigna unguiculata cultivar IT97K-499-35 chromosome 6, ASM411807v1, whole genome shotgun sequence genome contains a region encoding:
- the LOC114187533 gene encoding heat shock 70 kDa protein 17, which yields MAWKVALTVLFSLALLFSPSQSAVFSVDLGSESLKVAVVNLKPGQSPISIAINEMSKRKSPALVSFHDGHRLLGEEAAGLAARYPQKVYSQTRDLLGKPYASAQRILNSMYLPFETKENFRGGMSVVVDDGNENDSVYSPEELVAMVLGYAANLAEFHSKIPIKDAVIAVPPYMGQAERKGLLAAAQLAGINVLSLINEHSGAALQYGIDKDFSNETRHVIFYDMGATSTYAALVYFSSYKGKEYGKSASVNQFQVKDVRWNPELGGQHMELRLVEYFADQFNAQVGGGIDVRKFPKAMAKLKKQVKRTKEILSANTAAPISVESLHDDVDFRSTITREKFEDLCEDIWEKSLLPVKEVLEHSGLSLEQIYAVELIGGATRVPKLQAKLQEFLGRKELDRHLDADEAIVLGAALHAANLSDGIKLNRKLGMVDGSLYGFVVELSGPELLKDESSRQLLVPRMKKVPSKMFRSINHNKDFEVSLAYESEHLLPPGATTAEIARYQISGLTEASEKYSSRNLSSPIKASIHFSLSRSGILSLDKADAVIEITEWVEVPKKNLTVENSTISSNVSAESAAGNSSEGNNESIQTDSGNSNTSNTSAEEQAAAEPATEKKLKKRTFRVPLKITEKITGLGMSLSQDFLTEAKKKLQVLDKKDTDRKRTAELKNNLEEYIYSTKEKIETLENFEKVSTSEERQSFIEKLDQVQDWLYTDGEDANAAEFQERLDQLKAVGDPIFLRLKELTARPAAVEHAHKYIDELKQIVEEWKAKKPWLPQERVDEVIESSEKLKNWLDEKEDEQKKTSGFSKPAFTSEEVYLKVLDLQNKVASINRIPKPKVQKVVKIETESNEQNTDDSNSTSADSSSSSESSADSSEGENQEETVTEQAEGHDEL from the exons ATGGCTTGGAAGGTGGCATTGACTGTGCTGTTCTCCCTCGCACTCTTGTTCTCTCCATCGCAATCTGCGGTTTTCAGCGTAGATCTAGGTTCCGAATCGTTGAAGGTGGCGGTGGTCAACCTGAAGCCTGGTCAATCTCCGATCTCGATCGCGATCAACGAGATGTCCAAGCGGAAATCGCCTGCACTGGTCTCCTTCCACGATGGCCACCGCCTTCTCGGCGAAGAGGCGGCAGGCCTCGCCGCGCGTTACCCGCAGAAGGTCTATTCCCAAACGCGCGACCTCCTCGGGAAGCCCTACGCTTCTGCGCAGAGGATTCTTAACTCAATGTACCTCCCTTTCGAGACGAAGGAAAATTTCCGAGGCGGCATGAGTGTTGTCGTGGACGACGGAAACGAAAATGACAGCGTTTACTCCCCCGAGGAACTCGTCGCCATGGTGTTAGGTTACGCGGCGAATTTAGCGGAGTTTCACTCGAAGATTCCAATTAAGGACGCGGTGATCGCGGTGCCGCCGTACATGGGACAGGCCGAACGAAAAGGGCTGCTCGCGGCGGCCCAGTTGGCGGGGATTAACGTTTTGTCTCTGATAAACGAGCATTCTGGTGCGGCGTTGCAGTACGGGATCGATAAGGACTTCTCGAACGAGACGAGGCACGTGATTTTCTATGACATGGGTGCTACCAGTACCTACGCGGCGCTTGTGTACTTCTCGTCGTACAAGGGTAAGGAGTATGGCAAGAGTGCGTCCGTGAACCAGTTTCAGGTCAAGGATGTGCGCTGGAACCCGGAGCTTGGTGGTCAGCACATGGAGTTGCGATTGGTGGAGTATTTTGCGGATCAGTTCAACGCGCAAGTTGGTGGTGGGATCGATGTGAGGAAATTTCCCAAGGCCATGGCTAAATTGAAGAAACAGGTTAAACGGACTAAAGAAATTCTTAGTGCGAATACTGCCGCTCCTATTTCCGTTGAATCGCTTCATGATGACGTCGACTTCAG GAGCACTATAACCCGTGAGAAATTTGAAGATCTCTGTGAAGACATTTGGGAAAAATCACTTTTACCTGTGAAAGAGGTGCTTGAGCATTCTGGCCTTTCATTGGAACAAATATATGCGGTCGAGTTAATAGGAGGAGCCACAAGAGTGCCAAAGTTACAG GCTAAGCTTCAAGAATTCCTTGGTAGAAAAGAGCTTGATAGGCATCTTGATGCTGATGAAGCCATAGTTCTTGGTGCAGCTCTGCATGCAGCAAATTTAAGTGATGGAATTAAGTTAAACCGTAAACTAGGAATGGTTGATGGTTCCTTGTATGGATTTGTGGTTGAGTTGAGTGGTCCTGAACTTCTAAAAGATGAAAGCTCTAGGCAGTTACTTGTACCACGAATGAAGAAAGTCCCGAGTAAG ATGTTTAGGTCCATTAATCATAACAAAGATTTTGAAGTTTCACTAGCTTATGAAAGTGAGCATCTTTTGCCTCCTGGTGCTACCACTGCTGAAATTGCTCGATACCAAATATCTGGTTTGACAGAAGCAAGTGAGAA ATACTCATCTCGGAATCTGTCATCTCCCATCAAGGCCAGCATACATTTTTCTCTTAGTAGAAGTGGAATTCTTTCTCTGGATAAGGCAGATGCTGTTATTGAAATAACAGAGTGGGTGGAAGTTCCTAAGAAGAATTTGACTGTAGAGAATTCAACCATTTCATCAAATGTTTCCGCTGAATCTGCTGCTGGAAATAGTTCTGAGGGAAACAATGAAAGCATCCAAACTGACAGTGGGAATAGTAACACATCCAACACTAGTGCAGAGGAGCAAGCTGCTGCTGAGCCTGCTACAGAGAAGAAGCTGAAGAAGCGGACCTTTAGGGTGCCATTAAAG ATTACTGAGAAGATAACTGGACTTGGAATGTCTCTGTCACAAGATTTTCTCACTGAAGCCAAAAAGAAATTACAAGTACTAGACAAGAAAGACACAGACAGAAAAAGAACAGccgagttaaaaaataatttagaagaaTATATATACTCTACTAAGGAAAAG ATTGAAACTCTAgagaattttgaaaaagtttctACAAGTGAGGAACGCCAGTCCTTCATTGAGAAGCTTGATCAG GTGCAAGATTGGTTGTATACAGACGGTGAGGATGCCAATGCTGCAGAGTTTCAAGAGCGTCTAGATCAGTTAAAAGCTGTTGGAGATCCAATTTTCTTAAG GTTAAAAGAGCTTACAGCTCGACCAGCAGCAGTTGAGCATGCTCATAAGTATATTGATGAGTTGAAACAG ATTGTTGAAGAGTGGAAAGCGAAAAAGCCTTGGCTTCCGCAAGAACGAGTAGATGAG GTTATAGAAAGTTctgaaaaattaaagaattggTTGGACGAGAAAGAAGATGAGCAAAAGAA GACTTCTGGGTTCAGTAAGCCAGCATTTACATCCGAAGAAGTATATTTAAAGGTGCTCGATCTGCAAAACAAG GTTGCCAGTATTAACAGAATTCCTAAGCCTAAGGTTCAGAAGGTTGTAAAGATTGAAACAGAGAGCAATGAACAAAATACGGATGATTCCAATTCTACCTCAGCGGACAGTTCCTCTTCAAGTGAGTCATCTGCTGACAGTTCAGAAGGGGAAAACCAAGAAGAAACTGTTACTGAGCAAGCTGAAGGTCATGATGAGCTATGA